From the Paludibacterium paludis genome, one window contains:
- the nadD gene encoding nicotinate-nucleotide adenylyltransferase has protein sequence MTLPAVGLFGGTFDPFHHAHLRMARAFRDEIGLERLLLVPAGEPYHRAPPEPASAWDRLAMTRLAVRDEPAMEADDREIRRDAPSYTVDTLAELRGEIGPRTPLWFLIGGDSLANLPGWKDWERLFRLANLAVALRPGFHPDTLPPEVARHWHERQVADFSNQRASGTIRPLRLPPVDLSATRIREAISRGEDVSALVPAPVLRYIGEHRLYR, from the coding sequence GTGACGCTCCCCGCCGTCGGGTTGTTCGGAGGCACGTTCGATCCCTTCCACCATGCGCATCTGCGCATGGCTCGCGCCTTTCGCGACGAAATCGGCCTGGAACGCCTGTTGCTCGTGCCCGCCGGAGAGCCCTACCATCGCGCCCCGCCCGAACCGGCCAGCGCCTGGGACCGGCTCGCCATGACCCGCCTGGCGGTCCGCGACGAACCGGCCATGGAGGCCGACGACCGCGAGATCCGGCGCGACGCGCCATCCTACACGGTCGACACGCTCGCCGAATTGCGCGGGGAAATCGGCCCCCGGACGCCACTCTGGTTTCTCATCGGAGGCGACTCCCTGGCGAACCTTCCCGGCTGGAAGGACTGGGAGCGGCTGTTCCGGCTGGCGAATCTGGCCGTCGCCTTGCGGCCGGGCTTCCACCCCGACACACTCCCGCCCGAGGTCGCCCGCCACTGGCACGAGCGGCAAGTGGCTGATTTCTCAAATCAGCGCGCCTCAGGTACAATCCGCCCCCTGAGGCTGCCCCCTGTCGATCTGTCCGCAACCCGGATCCGGGAGGCCATCTCTCGCGGCGAAGACGTCTCTGCGCTGGTGCCCGCGCCGGTTCTCCGCTATATCGGAGAACACAGGCTATACCGTTAA
- a CDS encoding beta-class carbonic anhydrase, translated as MSLLNSLLEYNRGFVERKEYEALKTDKFPDKNLAVLACMDARLVELLPKAMGLKNGDAKLIKNAGALVTHQWGSVMRSLVVAVYALRAEEICVVAHRDCGMNAIDPHAILEAARERGISEETIVTLRSAGIDLDNWLKGFANVEESVRHTVSMIRQHPLIPRDIPVHGLVIDPGTGSLDLVVDGYPGLDEAP; from the coding sequence ATGAGCTTGCTCAACAGTCTCTTGGAGTACAACCGTGGCTTCGTCGAACGTAAAGAATACGAAGCCCTCAAGACCGACAAATTCCCCGACAAGAACCTGGCCGTGCTCGCCTGCATGGATGCGCGCCTTGTCGAACTGCTGCCCAAGGCGATGGGCCTGAAGAACGGCGACGCCAAGCTGATCAAGAACGCCGGCGCTTTGGTCACCCATCAATGGGGTTCGGTCATGCGCAGTCTCGTGGTGGCGGTGTACGCCCTGCGGGCGGAGGAAATCTGCGTCGTCGCCCATCGCGATTGCGGCATGAACGCCATCGACCCCCATGCGATCCTCGAGGCGGCCCGGGAGCGCGGTATCAGCGAGGAAACCATCGTCACGCTGCGCTCGGCCGGCATCGACCTGGACAACTGGCTGAAAGGCTTCGCCAATGTCGAGGAAAGCGTGCGCCATACGGTCAGCATGATCCGCCAGCACCCGCTGATTCCCCGGGACATCCCGGTACACGGCCTGGTGATCGACCCGGGCACCGGATCCCTGGATCTGGTGGTCGATGGCTATCCCGGCCTCGACGAGGCGCCGTGA
- a CDS encoding DUF2804 domain-containing protein: protein MTTQPLPPAPSTLFGATGTPAFGMYEGIIPSLDWGPLALPSARRLTRRLHHKRWQYAAVSHDAFFLGMAVVDAGWTSAAFAYLFDYASGAVAASLSLDGIPFMPVRIDKASFGDARFERAKRVIAMQRRGSMLELVIRSEALRLDAAIELAGMPPVLASIAPANWAAHATLKTGALPAQGTVTAGDRQWRFDKASASLDRSDGLLARTTAWRWASAHRPGLGFNLQEGYMGDAENALWLDNRLYRLAAATFGFDAGDPLAPWTVRTADGLLDLVFEPCGARHENRDFFVAASRYVQPVGHFHGTVRDPLSGRTLSVDRLAGVTEDHEARW, encoded by the coding sequence ATGACCACCCAGCCATTGCCCCCCGCGCCGTCAACCCTGTTCGGCGCCACGGGTACGCCGGCATTCGGCATGTACGAAGGCATCATTCCCTCCCTTGACTGGGGACCGCTGGCCTTGCCGTCGGCGCGGCGCCTGACCCGCAGGCTGCATCACAAGCGCTGGCAGTACGCGGCCGTCTCCCATGACGCGTTCTTTCTCGGCATGGCCGTGGTCGACGCCGGCTGGACCAGCGCGGCCTTCGCTTATCTGTTCGATTACGCGAGCGGAGCCGTCGCCGCCTCGCTGTCCCTTGACGGCATACCGTTCATGCCCGTCCGCATCGATAAGGCGTCGTTCGGCGATGCCCGCTTCGAACGCGCGAAACGCGTCATCGCCATGCAACGACGCGGCAGCATGCTGGAACTGGTGATCCGCTCGGAAGCGCTCCGGCTGGACGCGGCGATCGAACTTGCCGGCATGCCGCCGGTTCTCGCCAGCATCGCGCCGGCCAACTGGGCCGCCCACGCCACCCTGAAAACCGGCGCCTTGCCGGCCCAGGGAACCGTGACGGCGGGCGATCGCCAGTGGCGATTCGACAAGGCGTCAGCGAGCCTTGACCGCTCGGACGGGCTACTCGCCCGCACGACGGCGTGGCGCTGGGCCAGCGCCCATCGGCCTGGACTCGGCTTCAACCTGCAGGAAGGCTATATGGGCGATGCCGAAAACGCGCTGTGGCTCGACAACCGTCTCTACCGCCTGGCGGCGGCGACATTCGGTTTCGACGCCGGCGATCCGCTCGCGCCATGGACGGTACGCACTGCGGACGGGTTGCTCGACCTGGTCTTCGAGCCGTGCGGCGCCCGCCATGAAAACCGCGACTTTTTCGTGGCGGCGAGCCGCTATGTGCAACCGGTCGGGCATTTTCACGGAACCGTCCGCGACCCGCTCAGCGGGCGGACGCTGTCCGTGGACCGGCTCGCCGGCGTCACCGAAGATCATGAAGCACGGTGGTAA
- a CDS encoding MBL fold metallo-hydrolase — MQARIQSFFDPVTHTFSHIVFDEPGGSAAIIDPVLDYCPASGRIRHDSAERLAAFIGQERLHVEWLLETHVHADHLSAGAWLKQRVGGRLGIGARVVEVIRIFNRVYNTAGEIPEDGSQFDHLFRDGETFPIGALAATALSVPGHTPADMAFRTGNDVFIGDTLFSPESGSARCDFPGGDAAILYQSARRLLSLGDTVRLHLCHDYPANGAEPVPCHFAGEQRAHNIHLNDAIGEREFVALRETRDGQLGVPALMIPSIQVNLRGGALPRPENNGVRYLKIPLDLL; from the coding sequence ATGCAGGCCCGCATTCAGTCGTTTTTCGATCCCGTCACCCACACGTTCAGTCACATCGTCTTTGACGAGCCGGGAGGGTCGGCCGCCATCATCGATCCCGTTCTGGATTACTGCCCGGCCAGCGGACGCATCCGTCACGATAGCGCCGAACGGCTCGCCGCCTTCATCGGCCAGGAGCGGCTCCATGTCGAATGGCTGCTCGAAACCCATGTGCACGCCGATCACCTGAGCGCGGGCGCCTGGCTCAAGCAGCGCGTGGGCGGGCGACTCGGCATCGGCGCGCGCGTTGTCGAAGTGATCCGCATTTTCAACCGTGTCTATAACACGGCAGGGGAAATCCCGGAAGACGGCAGCCAGTTCGACCACCTGTTCCGAGACGGCGAAACCTTCCCGATCGGCGCCCTTGCCGCGACAGCCCTGTCGGTGCCGGGCCACACGCCCGCCGACATGGCGTTCCGGACCGGTAACGATGTCTTTATCGGCGACACGCTATTCTCTCCCGAGAGCGGTTCGGCCCGCTGCGATTTTCCCGGCGGCGATGCCGCGATCCTGTACCAATCGGCCAGACGACTGTTGTCCCTAGGCGACACCGTCCGGCTGCATCTATGCCACGACTATCCGGCGAACGGCGCGGAGCCGGTACCCTGCCATTTCGCCGGAGAACAGAGGGCGCACAACATACACCTGAATGACGCCATCGGCGAGCGGGAATTTGTCGCGTTGCGCGAAACCCGCGATGGCCAACTCGGGGTGCCGGCATTGATGATTCCGTCCATACAGGTGAACCTGAGGGGCGGCGCGCTGCCCCGCCCGGAAAATAACGGAGTGCGCTACCTGAAGATTCCGCTGGATTTGCTTTAG
- a CDS encoding ArsR/SmtB family transcription factor, whose translation MDLNVVRENASRACALLKSLANEDRLLLLCQLVDGEKTVSELERLTGIRQPTLSQQLGVLRNENLVSTRREGKWIYYSIGNPQVMTMLETLHGLFCRETFGEMDLNESRS comes from the coding sequence ATGGATCTGAACGTTGTGAGAGAAAACGCCTCGCGGGCGTGTGCCCTGTTGAAGAGCCTGGCCAACGAGGACCGGCTCCTGCTGCTGTGTCAGCTGGTGGACGGGGAAAAAACCGTCTCGGAACTGGAACGGCTGACCGGCATCCGGCAACCGACGCTGTCACAGCAGCTGGGCGTGTTGCGCAACGAAAACCTGGTCAGCACCCGTCGGGAAGGCAAGTGGATCTACTACAGCATCGGCAATCCGCAGGTCATGACCATGCTGGAGACGCTTCACGGTCTTTTCTGTCGGGAGACCTTCGGAGAAATGGATCTCAATGAGTCTCGATCTTGA
- a CDS encoding YeeE/YedE family protein — protein sequence MSLDLEHFQPWLAFAGGLAIGAAAALLAALNGRIAGISGILGGLADRAGDWGWRLAFVAGLVAAPWLSPLVLPAGLALPPDRGGSFAVLILAGVLVGFGTRMASGCTSGHGVCGLARLSPRSLVAVLCFMASGFATTFIVEHLL from the coding sequence ATGAGTCTCGATCTTGAACACTTCCAGCCCTGGCTCGCCTTTGCCGGAGGCTTGGCGATCGGCGCGGCCGCCGCGCTCCTGGCGGCGCTGAACGGCCGGATCGCCGGAATCAGCGGTATTCTCGGTGGTCTTGCCGATCGCGCCGGCGACTGGGGCTGGCGGCTCGCTTTCGTGGCGGGGCTTGTCGCCGCGCCGTGGCTTTCCCCCCTGGTTTTGCCGGCCGGTCTGGCGTTGCCGCCCGACAGGGGCGGCTCTTTTGCCGTGCTGATCCTGGCGGGCGTGCTGGTCGGCTTTGGCACCCGCATGGCGTCCGGATGCACCAGCGGACACGGCGTGTGCGGTCTTGCGCGGCTCAGCCCGCGTTCCCTGGTCGCGGTGCTCTGTTTCATGGCATCGGGTTTCGCCACGACTTTCATTGTGGAGCACCTGCTGTGA
- a CDS encoding DUF6691 family protein produces MKWLTTLTAGLAGLLFGLGLIVSGMADPAKVRGFLDLAGAWNPSLAFVMGGAILAAFLPFRFLASRRASLLGEPLRLPARRDITRPLVVGSLLFGAGWALAGVCPGPALVRLGSGSADALVFTLSMLAGMKLFSLYDARCR; encoded by the coding sequence GTGAAATGGTTGACAACACTGACCGCCGGTCTTGCCGGGCTGCTGTTCGGACTGGGGCTGATCGTATCCGGGATGGCCGATCCTGCCAAAGTGCGCGGATTTCTGGATCTGGCGGGGGCCTGGAACCCCAGTCTGGCCTTCGTGATGGGTGGCGCCATTCTGGCCGCGTTCCTGCCGTTCCGTTTTCTGGCTTCCCGCCGCGCCAGCCTGCTGGGCGAACCTCTGCGCTTGCCGGCGCGCCGTGACATTACCCGGCCGCTTGTCGTCGGCAGCCTCCTGTTCGGGGCGGGCTGGGCCCTGGCCGGAGTGTGTCCGGGGCCGGCGCTGGTGCGCCTGGGATCGGGGTCGGCCGATGCGCTGGTGTTCACCCTGTCCATGCTCGCCGGCATGAAACTGTTTTCCCTGTACGACGCGCGATGCCGCTGA
- a CDS encoding SulP family inorganic anion transporter, giving the protein MPLSGWLPRWMTGYRRHWWWGDVTAAVVVTLLLVPQSLAYAAVAGLPAGIGLTASVVPLVIYPFTGKSHAQSVGPMAVTSLMVLATLSKFATPHGADYVALAALLALLSGAMLVLMGMLRFGFLADLVSGPVMAAFLAASAGLIIVSQLAALAGLPGGGTALPSLLAHLWRVRGALDPAAAGFGLVSLALFAGLRRVVAPSLLSAGVSERMAQAAGRAVPCLVILAGMAVCRYLLPGLPRVGEVPSGVPELALPWSVLGRVPDLVVPAFFIAIVNYVQSLSVAQWLAQRRGDTVDPDRELLAIGLCNLGAGAFGAFPVTGGLTRSVVNESAGAQTQLASLMTAALMLSVMLFAGRALAWLPLPALAATIIVSVSGMLTFAPLVRAWRTDRADAAAWAATFGLVLLLGVDAGIIAGVVVSLASWLWRSRQPHMAEVGRVPGTEHFRNVLRYDVERLPGVRMLRVDESLYFGNQRVVRERILERAGGDGGIRFLVLVMSGVNRVDASALAMLSDLDGALAERGVTLYLAEVKGPVGDVLERGGLLAGFSGRIFLSAHAAWRFLSMPADFQI; this is encoded by the coding sequence ATGCCGCTGAGCGGATGGCTGCCCCGGTGGATGACCGGATACCGGCGGCACTGGTGGTGGGGCGATGTCACGGCGGCCGTTGTCGTTACCCTCTTGCTGGTTCCCCAGAGCCTCGCCTATGCCGCCGTGGCGGGGTTGCCCGCCGGGATTGGCCTGACGGCCAGTGTCGTGCCGCTCGTCATTTATCCCTTCACCGGAAAAAGCCATGCCCAGTCCGTCGGGCCGATGGCCGTCACCTCGCTGATGGTGCTGGCCACACTCTCGAAGTTCGCCACTCCCCATGGCGCCGACTATGTGGCGCTCGCCGCGTTGCTGGCGCTGCTGTCGGGCGCGATGCTCGTCCTGATGGGCATGCTGCGATTCGGTTTTTTGGCGGATCTGGTGTCCGGGCCGGTGATGGCGGCGTTTCTGGCCGCCTCGGCGGGGTTGATCATCGTGTCCCAACTGGCCGCGCTGGCCGGGCTGCCCGGCGGTGGCACCGCCTTGCCCTCGCTTCTGGCCCATCTTTGGCGAGTCCGGGGGGCGCTGGATCCGGCCGCGGCCGGTTTCGGTCTGGTCTCGCTGGCCCTGTTCGCCGGATTGCGGCGTGTCGTCGCGCCGTCGCTGCTGTCGGCCGGCGTGAGCGAACGCATGGCCCAGGCGGCCGGCCGGGCGGTCCCCTGCCTGGTCATTCTTGCCGGGATGGCCGTCTGCCGTTACCTGCTGCCCGGTTTGCCACGGGTCGGCGAGGTGCCGTCCGGAGTCCCTGAGCTGGCGTTGCCGTGGTCCGTGCTGGGGCGCGTGCCGGACCTGGTCGTTCCCGCCTTTTTCATCGCGATCGTGAACTATGTGCAGAGTCTGTCTGTCGCACAATGGCTGGCGCAACGCCGCGGCGATACGGTGGATCCGGATCGCGAACTGCTCGCGATTGGGCTGTGCAATCTGGGCGCCGGGGCGTTCGGCGCGTTCCCGGTGACGGGCGGACTGACCCGCTCGGTCGTCAACGAATCGGCCGGCGCGCAGACCCAGCTCGCTTCGCTGATGACCGCGGCGCTGATGCTGTCGGTCATGCTGTTCGCCGGCCGTGCGCTCGCGTGGCTGCCACTGCCCGCGCTGGCGGCCACCATCATCGTCTCGGTGTCGGGCATGCTGACATTCGCTCCGTTGGTCCGCGCCTGGCGTACCGACCGGGCCGATGCCGCCGCCTGGGCGGCGACATTCGGCCTGGTGCTGCTGCTCGGAGTCGACGCCGGTATCATCGCCGGCGTGGTGGTGTCGTTGGCCAGCTGGCTGTGGCGCAGCCGCCAGCCGCACATGGCCGAGGTGGGCCGCGTGCCGGGTACCGAACATTTCCGCAATGTGCTGCGCTACGATGTCGAGCGCCTGCCGGGCGTGCGGATGCTGCGCGTCGATGAAAGTCTGTATTTCGGAAACCAGCGCGTGGTGCGGGAGCGCATACTCGAACGGGCCGGAGGCGACGGGGGTATCCGGTTTCTGGTTCTGGTGATGAGCGGGGTCAACCGGGTCGACGCTTCGGCGCTCGCCATGCTGTCCGATCTGGACGGCGCCTTGGCGGAACGCGGCGTGACGTTGTATCTTGCCGAAGTGAAGGGGCCTGTCGGCGACGTTCTCGAACGGGGTGGACTGCTGGCGGGCTTCTCGGGCAGGATATTCCTGTCCGCCCACGCGGCCTGGCGGTTCTTGTCGATGCCGGCCGATTTTCAGATTTGA